Part of the Ornithodoros turicata isolate Travis chromosome 6, ASM3712646v1, whole genome shotgun sequence genome, AGGCAGTGGAACCTCCTTTTCAGCTGACCAATTGTCCTGCAATACATACAATAAGGAACAAATATGTACATTGTGCATCTTCCCCGCTGGCATGTGCTGCAGTTCCATCTAGTTTTGCAACGGTGTGCAATTTTGCGCTTACATTGCAGTTtccatcctgcatggaaacatgcATGTATATAGCTCATCATATTATGTATGTACATAACTAACAGGGTAGAATGCCACGTTTTAAACTGAGTCATTCAATAAACTATTCTTGCTATGTTGTTGCTAAATATCGGTGATATCCTGAACCAACTTACCGCTCTACCAAAGCCCGTGTTGTCGAGTGTGAAGCATTGTACTTCTCTTGTGCTCTGTTTCGGGGCTGGAGAAACGGTGTCATCAGCCAGCGTTTGCAGGGGTACCCGCTGTCACCAAGAAGAAGCCCAGTGTGGACTCCAGCTTCCAGCTCCCTCCCAATGGTGCTTTCACGCAGTATCCTAGAGTCATGGGTGGCACCGGGCCAGTTCGCAACCACGTCCAAGATCTTACAGTCAGCACCCGCAATGAGCTGAACATTGATGGAGTGGTAGTTCTTGCGGTTGACGAAAGCTGTCTCGTGTGCTGACGGTGCCTGGATGCGAACATGGGTGCCGTCCACTGCTCCCACAACCCCAGGAAAACTGGCCAGCTGATAAAACTGGTGTTGGGCCCTTGCTATCTCCTCACCTCTTGGCCACCTAAAACATGATTTTAGGAGTCAGGGAAAACAGACAGAACACCAATAGGCCTATATGCTTACCGGACGAACTTTCCGACCCTCTTGCACAGCGCTGCAACGACGCGGTGCACTACACGACAGGCTGTTGCTTCGTGCACGTTGACCACGTCACACGCTGTGATGAGAAAGTTCCCAGTAGCGAGGAACTGCAATGTCAGTAGCACTTGTAACGACGAGGGGAGGGACTGGCTCCGACGGGTCGCAGGCTCGATGTCGAGAGCAACGAGGGACGTAATGAAAAATATTCCATCCCTCGTAAAGCGGAACCGCCGTTGCAGCTCACCGTCGTCTAGACACTCCAAAGGATTTTCACGGTCTCGGTAGACTCGCTGCCGTGACAACGAGAGCGCGAGAAACAGCCGATGACGGCGTCGCAGCGTCACAACACGATCCATGCGGTCCATGTTAGTGCTAGCGTAAAAGACGGTCGAAGCTGCGTTGAGAGTGCCAGTAGCTTCCTCAGCCCTTTCGGCGCCGCCGTCCTACCTTCCTCATGGCTACGATCCTCAacttgtttcgtgcaagccacttttcCGCTTGAGGACATCACAGAGGAAGGAAAGTGCCGAGGATTATCCCGGAGTGTCCTCAaagtgtttcgtgcaagcgggccctgttAAACCCAGCGATCCGCTCGAAATGGTCGAGCCAGTCGTCAACGTCGTCGTAAAGTTCTCCGGTAAATGTTTTCGGCGATCGTGCAGGGGCGACAGGCGCGGTGACCGGCTGCGCCGTTTGGGTGGTGCTGTCTGTAGTCATCTTCTTGCGGGTAGGGGGTCCCGATGGGCCGGACTCCGCAGGTACACCACGTTGTCTTCGACTCAGTCGTTGCTGTTCTTCAAGGCCGTTGAGCAGGGATTACCTTGCACCTCCACCAAaaatgtcacggatgaaaacagacgagcgagacgacGAATAATCTGCGAACGCTTAATTCTAGCTGCTTAGCTGGCTAACACAAGAGCGATAGCTCTTAGACAGAACTAAGGTAAAGATGCTCCGGCTGGGAGCTCtcaagcttttatacacagcggcgaacattgtagaaagcgcgcgtcggtgaagaagaggaagtagaGAAGCTTCTCCAATGTCGTCAATCCGTCCatgagattgatgcgagcgaaggaaCAGATGCTTCTGGAAGCATCGCTCGCTAATCAGCACGGCGTGTCGTGGATGTCAGCCCGTCGCTCGACGGCTCCCCGCCCGCTGCCGCTgttccgtgtggtcgcttcaaagatgatacgtggcaatatTTAACCGGTCCATAAAAGCCTCATTCCGCGAAAAGGGAATAGTCCTCGGAATGGCTCGGGTATTTTTTCATGGTGTTTGGCTTCGACTGAGTTCTACAGTAAAACCTGGCGATCTCAAAGGATAGGTTCTCGTTTCGAAATTTCTTCAAAATGGTGCGGCTTTAACGGTGGCTGCCTCCAGTTCAGCCAATCTACCTTATATCGCGAAAACATGTAAGTCTAAACATGTAATCTAACCTTCAGAGGCGTTTGGAGTCGGTGCAAAGGGGGGCCTTCAAGACCGAAAAGGAAGAACGATACGCACGTAATCCTATGTGTTTGGAGGGATAGCTACATTGACAAGGAGTTTCAATTCATCCTTGTCTACTTGTACTGTATCAGACCCCTGTCATACCCGCACATCGGTTATGTGGCACTCAGGACTGGTGTGGAGAAAATCAAGGGCGCACAACGCAGGCTTTGTCAACTTTCAATTTTTCAAGTACTGCTTTCCTGGTGTAAATAATACTATTTCTGTATGTACCTACCAATGCAGACTCTGTAGGtttataagttttttttttaggaacTTGCCGCCATCTATTATTTCTTGCATAAGCCCATTGAGTCACTCGTTTTAGTATCAAGGCTTGACCTTTTGTTCACAATCGGACCACTAGGACACAACGAATATTCTGTACATCTGCGAAACAATCGCCATGTATGATGTTTCAAGTTCTATCGGTAGTCGGTCaagtcggtaacgtgctggctcGCTGAgctcgagatcgcgggttcgatcccggtcgagggcggtagcaatgtgggagaggtgaacattgcttccagcaccgtgtgtcagagatttccggcgcacgtcagaaGAACCCGaagtggtccaaattatccgcagtcctaccctgcggcacgtgcaaccatgtcgccacactgcgcagacaaaccctacgtgtaacatcacagtaccattattCAAGTTTTATAGCTCTTTTGCGAAGTCATTCGTTACTTCAACTGTGTAGCGTTGGACGCGTACTTCGACGCTTCCACCTTGAGGCTTCCTAAACTTCATAATACGACGAGGGGGGAAtttattgtaaaaaaaaaatgaaaaagaaagataaaagcATCTCTATGGACAAAAGGGCAACACCCTGACCCTAGTATGGCTTTGATGGTGTTCACATTTTAACTGTTACTACTTGTGTTTGTATTTTATATTCGCTCTGTGCGCCATCGGTTATGCCCTTGGGCTGTTGGTGGGGACTAAGTAAATAAAGAACACGCATAGaacggcattttttttttcttcttccgaaGTGACACGGTGCGAACATTAGAGACTTCTGCTGCAGACAGCACGAGTGGCGAAGACGACAAAGTTACTGATACACGCACTCGAAAATCATGTTCTCTCCCTGTCTCGCGTCTCAGTGCTGCAGTTGTGCTAGCGTCAGATGTGGCCTCGCTGTCTACGCATTTGTGGTCATCGTGAGTATTTTGTTCTCCTGCATGTTTGACATATACCGAGGCCAAAAGTACACTCCGAGTACATTCTAAAGACTCTCCTGGCTTCACCTCTCGCTTCTTGCGTTAGTCTGAAAATTCTTACACGTAGCCTACGTAAAGGACTGTAAAAAGAACGGTAAACCTATAGAAACTGTCTGAAAGTCACTTTCGCCACTCTCTGGAAAAGGTTTCGCGTCATGTATTGAGCGGTATTGAGAGCGCGAGCAACTATAGGTTAGACTGCGGATCATGGCCAGCTGCAACGCGCTGCGTTGTCGAAGGTGTTGCTGCATCCCTGGAACACCAGAACGTAAATCAGATGAAACCTGTGGGGATGATAACAGGCCTAACTAGATTTACTGCAACGCGTATAGGTAACACCATTAACATGAGAAGTCCAAGAACGACCGTTCGATCATATCGGCAGGCTCACGCCACGACGAAGCAAGATGTCGCTCTCCCTCCTTTGCAGTCTCGCTTACAAGATGTAATACAACGTATAATTCCAATGCCCGCAGTTGTGCCCTTACAACCTCACCTGATATACACGCCCGGTGCTATGCTTTACTAGGCACTCCTCTTCTCAccaccccaagaacacactgtccTCCCAAGGATATCCTAGGAACATCATGCACGGACAGGGATGGACATCCCGAGGAGGGtcaaatctgatcctcaaatccACCTCATCGTGTCAATGTGGCACTATTTGTGGCGTACTAAGAATGTCCTCAAACCTCCCTTGAGGACAATTTCAGGACAGAGTGATGACACTTCAGGGACGAATCCTAGTTTCACTTTACTGCGTCTTATTTTTTCTTCCGCGTGCTTTTACTGATTCCATACATATTGGTAACTGCCCCAATAAAGTCGCTCGTTTGTAGTGCAATCCACAACAGACAATGAGCACAGCGGTTTAAAAAAAAGCAGGCAGGTataaaagacaaagaaaaaaccCTGCCAGGGGCACAACGCCCgagaaacccactccgaaaggcACTAGAATTACCTCCCGAAAGTGAAGACAGATACTATTTATTGCTTATAATATGACCGTAGATTCGACAGTCCTGCTCGCTGctacacaaaacgaagggtgagctgtccacgtttgtttcgattacgcaaagagtAAATACCCAAAGCGAGAGAAGCACCCAGGTATGTACAAGTCGAAAGCAGTGCTACAGAATAACGCGTTTAtgtcctttccacgagaaatgctccatgtataTGATAGACAGTCTTTTTCAAGGCAGATAATTTTACGCTCAGTCATGTCCtaggatcggcccaaaaacaaaacaaatgtgtctaGGGAGTCTGAACAGGCAAACTgaaaaagtaatatttctcgtcccgctagctacccacgGGGatgggcacaggacgtacctgaatgactctccACAGACAGTCTGtgagtgtcatcctcaggacgttctggggatacacctcaaaggacgaggacacgatgacactgtggggacatcctgaggaccatgTGTATTCTTGTGGTAGTTGCGACGTCGGTataggacctcgatattcccggttgcgaaattcccgatcccgaaattcacgttctcgaaacaaagaaaacCAAGGAGAATGCTTgactgcttcgtaagatgatatgcgccgtgtttaaaaacacaACGTCTACCATTTAACAACtaaaattcacgggttttcgctGTCTGTCAAAGTCGTTTcggcgaacgaaagacacatttcaGCGGCCgctaggcttagcagggcggacacgacggaatagaacgttggttagtttattactAGAGTAGtacaagttcggtgtttgcattttcatgtccAGGCAAGTCTGAGtgcgctgttggcagtttcccgtgcgcgactgtgcattttatagtctaATAACAGTAGTTTACTGTGCAACGGGGATGCCGATcattttatttcgaggtacacccggCAAGCAGCCGCCAGCGGGTTCTCGAACAACACTCCGTACGCAGAGCTACGGAAGAAGGGGATGAGTCGCTGCGAGCAGTTTGTACATACTTGTAACGATAGTTTGCTTGCAGAACATCTACGTTGTTATGGTGTTAGCGAAAAGCAAAGTGTAATTTGTGTAATTGTAAGTATCTACAGCGTGtcctagaaaacgtgtcattgaattataataaaaaaactacccCACCTcgagtttttgccacctcctgatgtgaatgtcgtgtaacgtaaatttaattatgtaaatttttgcgagcttaagtcggaaatttgccaagtaaatgtcacgtttttaccccaccaatgtgaagagcgtgtctaatttactcaatgataattgacagggatattcaggagctatcccatcgaaagaaatagccgaacatcatgctctatacGGAGCACCCAcggaatagcgcacgatgaatttttcagtgcaatctttgtcagtccgacgaaaggaggttggaaacccagcccaccccggcatcgcagaaagagaacacaggcatggcttatcgcgtccgactttcgctgggataatgctttccctctcccaattttaggaactgttactttttctactatcactctgtgggctggctttggaaccccCTTCtatcggactgagagcgattgcgctcaaaaagtcatagCGCGTTATGGTCccgtgctccgaaaagcatgatattcggctattgtTTTCGATGGgttagctcgtgaatatcattgtcaattatcatgaatttgagtgaattggcacgctcttcatattggtggggtaaaaaagtgacctttatgtAGAGGTTGAACAGgaaaagaggaggaggaaataAACACTTTGGCACGTTCTCCAGGAGAACGGTGGCGGATTTCCGCTGCTCCTGTACCGTACCAGTTGTACATTACACTTTGGCGCGGTCGACGGGATTATCGTGGAATATGTAGGAACAGTTCCATGTCCGGCCATCCAGCGACGCCTTCGTATACTGGAAGATTACCAGGTGGAAGCGGATGAGCCGGTCCCTTTACCGGAAAACGTCAGTACCCCAGAGACCATCCAGTTCGTCACAGACAGTGTAAGTCCACCGTATACAGGAGATTCGGCAAGAGAATGTAGTCAAGATAGACGTGAAGATGACCGAATTTCAATCAAGAATATCCGAGTTGGAGGTAACCTGTTTATGCGAGAAATGCTAGTTCAACTAGTAGCGGTGCAACAACAACAGGCTCAGCAGCATCAACAACTGCGAGACTCTAGAGCGCCAAAACCCCGATTTGAAATTGTCAAACCCGAAGTCTTCGACGGGGCCAATGCTAGTCCTCGTTGGTGGATCTCGTTCTACGAATACGCTTGTGTGAAGAACAAGTGTACATCAGATGACGACAAGGTGAAGAACCTTACCCAACTCCTTTCGCCAACCCAGAACCTTTCGCCAACGCGAAAGTAAATGCCCTCAAGCAGTGGGAGGGATCTGAACCGTTGCAGCCCGTGGACGGCAAGGCTCACGTCCCAGACGCTCTAATACCGAAGATCATCCAACTGTATCATGATAGCCAGGATTCGGGTGGATACAACGGCTTTTGGCGGACATACAAGCCACATGCCAAGCGGACATGCCGAGCGCTTCACCTGGAAGA contains:
- the LOC135399322 gene encoding putative nuclease HARBI1; the protein is SSLQVLLTLQFLATGNFLITACDVVNVHEATACRVVHRVVAALCKRVGKFVRWPRGEEIARAQHQFYQLASFPGVVGAVDGTHVRIQAPSAHETAFVNRKNYHSINVQLIAGADCKILDVVANWPGATHDSRILRESTIGRELEAGVHTGLLLGDSGYPCKRWLMTPFLQPRNRAQEKYNASHSTTRALVERTIGQLKRRFHCLHSELRVLTKHTCPIIVACCVLHNIAKDFGSEVQEADSDNDHDPDYDPQLVSSYEGRQDGFMYRGAIVRQHFT